One region of Culex pipiens pallens isolate TS chromosome 2, TS_CPP_V2, whole genome shotgun sequence genomic DNA includes:
- the LOC120419669 gene encoding uncharacterized protein LOC120419669 isoform X1, whose translation MNASSFWGTFDLLLGREAQKHGGQDALKVGTWMSAYAGVRKLGPGNGDDGGGGGIGTGFGATGAAGSDGFPSSAGGGGALNFPSIFQPNQLIGADQNNDPGGATGGGDGKGRGRKKLRLLKPKLKQLYDVEVLPVEYLGPNIEYTVNLPRVTAQLEKLMGTNVVRLTDRKYMQELQRRIQQDYNVTLEKRISEREHEELERQKYLILHGKYGAHNCPRNLLQLHSVVLAKEIERERNLILSGAGDSVPDELSSSVFSVNKKTNQHICNKREKLKTIREKNAERLIKQGLRWERERLQMEEFNRQQEIERRSRRESLLEKEKLYMIEDNERALNLLRMKTKKGPCRDMDLRSLLMQQRVELGEKIQQRDFELNNSDKRMDSDRSKEKKKRHHKKHAPKKDVDIDVQVSSPEEGYISMNQPDDSPSELESSVMIRIDKDGKGESGDDSDQLDEPSTADASEAAGGSENDDGDASEAAESEALKEEMNKALEKKKVKARNEDPKITRLKEADTVNEIYNIADEIIVLEKKKTKKGFGK comes from the exons TGACGACGGTGGCGGTGGAGGCATCGGCACCGGTTTTGGCGCAACAGGCGCCGCCGGCAGCGATGGTTTCCCCAGCAGTGCTGGCGGAGGTGGTGCGCTGAATTTCCCATCGATTTTCCAGCCGAATCAGCTGATCGGAGCAGACCAAAACAACGACCCGGGTGGGGCAACCGGTGGCGGCGATGGCAAAGGAAGGGGGCGCAAAAAGCTTCGACTGCTCAAACCGAAGCTGAAGCAATTGTACGACGTGGAAGTGCTGCCAGTCGAGTACCTCGGGCCAAACATTGAGTATAC TGTGAACCTCCCACGTGTCACCGCCCAGTTGGAGAAGCTGATGGGGACCAACGTGGTCCGGCTGACGGACCGGAAGTACATGCAGGAGCTGCAGCGCCGCATCCAGCAGGATTACAATGTCACCCTGGAGAAGCGAATCAGCGAACGTGAG cATGAAGAGCTCGAGCGACAAAAGTACCTGATTTTGCACGGCAAGTACGGCGCGCACAACTGTCCCCGGAATCTGCTCCAGCTGCACAGCGTCGTTCTG GCGAAGGAGATTGAACGCGAGCGTAACCTCATCCTGTCCGGTGCCGGCGATTCCGTCCCCGACGAGCTGAGCAGTTCGGTTTTCAGCGTGAACAAGAAAACCAACCAGCACATCTGCAACAAGCGAGAGAAG CTTAAAACCATCCGCGAGAAGAATGCCGAACGGTTGATCAAGCAGGGACTCCGCTGGGAGCGGGAACGTCTCCAGATGGAGGAGTTTAACCGTCAGCAGGAGATTGAGCGTCGTTCGCGTCGCGAATCACTGCTGGAGAAGGAGAAGCTGTACATGATCGAGGACAACGAGCGTGCGCTGAACCTGCTCCGGATGAAGACCAAGAAGGGACCGTGCCGGGACATGGACCTGCGCTCGCTGCTGATGCAACAACGCGTCGAGCTCGGTGAGAAGATTCAGCAGCGTGACTTTGAGCTCAACAACTCCGACAAGCGCATGGACTCGGATCGTAGCAAGGAGAAGAAGAAGCGCCACCACAAGAAACATGCCCCGAAGAAGGACGTGGACATTGATGTGCAGGTGTCCTCCCCGGAGGAGGGTTACATCTCGATGAACCAACCGGACGATTCGCCCAGTGAGCTGGAGTCTTCGGTTATGATCCGCATAGACAAGGACGGCAAGGGAGAATCCGGGGACGATTCGGACCAGCTGGATGAGCCGAGTACGGCGGACGCTAGCGAAGCCGCTGGAGGGTCGGAAAACGACGACGGGGATGCGTCGGAAGCGGCAGAATCGGAAGCGTTGAAGGAGGAGATGAACAAGGCGCTGGAGAAGAAGAAGGTCAAGGCTCGCAATGAGGACCCGAAGATTACGCGGTTGAAGGAGGCGGAT actGTCAACGAAATTTACAACATTGCGGACGAGATCATTGTATtggagaagaagaagaccaagaAAGGTTTTGGAAAGTAG
- the LOC120419669 gene encoding uncharacterized protein LOC120419669 isoform X2, with protein MKDLIPGKLTLKWWERESVLYADDGGGGGIGTGFGATGAAGSDGFPSSAGGGGALNFPSIFQPNQLIGADQNNDPGGATGGGDGKGRGRKKLRLLKPKLKQLYDVEVLPVEYLGPNIEYTVNLPRVTAQLEKLMGTNVVRLTDRKYMQELQRRIQQDYNVTLEKRISEREHEELERQKYLILHGKYGAHNCPRNLLQLHSVVLAKEIERERNLILSGAGDSVPDELSSSVFSVNKKTNQHICNKREKLKTIREKNAERLIKQGLRWERERLQMEEFNRQQEIERRSRRESLLEKEKLYMIEDNERALNLLRMKTKKGPCRDMDLRSLLMQQRVELGEKIQQRDFELNNSDKRMDSDRSKEKKKRHHKKHAPKKDVDIDVQVSSPEEGYISMNQPDDSPSELESSVMIRIDKDGKGESGDDSDQLDEPSTADASEAAGGSENDDGDASEAAESEALKEEMNKALEKKKVKARNEDPKITRLKEADTVNEIYNIADEIIVLEKKKTKKGFGK; from the exons TGACGACGGTGGCGGTGGAGGCATCGGCACCGGTTTTGGCGCAACAGGCGCCGCCGGCAGCGATGGTTTCCCCAGCAGTGCTGGCGGAGGTGGTGCGCTGAATTTCCCATCGATTTTCCAGCCGAATCAGCTGATCGGAGCAGACCAAAACAACGACCCGGGTGGGGCAACCGGTGGCGGCGATGGCAAAGGAAGGGGGCGCAAAAAGCTTCGACTGCTCAAACCGAAGCTGAAGCAATTGTACGACGTGGAAGTGCTGCCAGTCGAGTACCTCGGGCCAAACATTGAGTATAC TGTGAACCTCCCACGTGTCACCGCCCAGTTGGAGAAGCTGATGGGGACCAACGTGGTCCGGCTGACGGACCGGAAGTACATGCAGGAGCTGCAGCGCCGCATCCAGCAGGATTACAATGTCACCCTGGAGAAGCGAATCAGCGAACGTGAG cATGAAGAGCTCGAGCGACAAAAGTACCTGATTTTGCACGGCAAGTACGGCGCGCACAACTGTCCCCGGAATCTGCTCCAGCTGCACAGCGTCGTTCTG GCGAAGGAGATTGAACGCGAGCGTAACCTCATCCTGTCCGGTGCCGGCGATTCCGTCCCCGACGAGCTGAGCAGTTCGGTTTTCAGCGTGAACAAGAAAACCAACCAGCACATCTGCAACAAGCGAGAGAAG CTTAAAACCATCCGCGAGAAGAATGCCGAACGGTTGATCAAGCAGGGACTCCGCTGGGAGCGGGAACGTCTCCAGATGGAGGAGTTTAACCGTCAGCAGGAGATTGAGCGTCGTTCGCGTCGCGAATCACTGCTGGAGAAGGAGAAGCTGTACATGATCGAGGACAACGAGCGTGCGCTGAACCTGCTCCGGATGAAGACCAAGAAGGGACCGTGCCGGGACATGGACCTGCGCTCGCTGCTGATGCAACAACGCGTCGAGCTCGGTGAGAAGATTCAGCAGCGTGACTTTGAGCTCAACAACTCCGACAAGCGCATGGACTCGGATCGTAGCAAGGAGAAGAAGAAGCGCCACCACAAGAAACATGCCCCGAAGAAGGACGTGGACATTGATGTGCAGGTGTCCTCCCCGGAGGAGGGTTACATCTCGATGAACCAACCGGACGATTCGCCCAGTGAGCTGGAGTCTTCGGTTATGATCCGCATAGACAAGGACGGCAAGGGAGAATCCGGGGACGATTCGGACCAGCTGGATGAGCCGAGTACGGCGGACGCTAGCGAAGCCGCTGGAGGGTCGGAAAACGACGACGGGGATGCGTCGGAAGCGGCAGAATCGGAAGCGTTGAAGGAGGAGATGAACAAGGCGCTGGAGAAGAAGAAGGTCAAGGCTCGCAATGAGGACCCGAAGATTACGCGGTTGAAGGAGGCGGAT actGTCAACGAAATTTACAACATTGCGGACGAGATCATTGTATtggagaagaagaagaccaagaAAGGTTTTGGAAAGTAG
- the LOC120419669 gene encoding uncharacterized protein LOC120419669 isoform X5 produces the protein MKDLIPGKLTLKWWERESVLYAVNLPRVTAQLEKLMGTNVVRLTDRKYMQELQRRIQQDYNVTLEKRISEREHEELERQKYLILHGKYGAHNCPRNLLQLHSVVLAKEIERERNLILSGAGDSVPDELSSSVFSVNKKTNQHICNKREKLKTIREKNAERLIKQGLRWERERLQMEEFNRQQEIERRSRRESLLEKEKLYMIEDNERALNLLRMKTKKGPCRDMDLRSLLMQQRVELGEKIQQRDFELNNSDKRMDSDRSKEKKKRHHKKHAPKKDVDIDVQVSSPEEGYISMNQPDDSPSELESSVMIRIDKDGKGESGDDSDQLDEPSTADASEAAGGSENDDGDASEAAESEALKEEMNKALEKKKVKARNEDPKITRLKEADTVNEIYNIADEIIVLEKKKTKKGFGK, from the exons TGTGAACCTCCCACGTGTCACCGCCCAGTTGGAGAAGCTGATGGGGACCAACGTGGTCCGGCTGACGGACCGGAAGTACATGCAGGAGCTGCAGCGCCGCATCCAGCAGGATTACAATGTCACCCTGGAGAAGCGAATCAGCGAACGTGAG cATGAAGAGCTCGAGCGACAAAAGTACCTGATTTTGCACGGCAAGTACGGCGCGCACAACTGTCCCCGGAATCTGCTCCAGCTGCACAGCGTCGTTCTG GCGAAGGAGATTGAACGCGAGCGTAACCTCATCCTGTCCGGTGCCGGCGATTCCGTCCCCGACGAGCTGAGCAGTTCGGTTTTCAGCGTGAACAAGAAAACCAACCAGCACATCTGCAACAAGCGAGAGAAG CTTAAAACCATCCGCGAGAAGAATGCCGAACGGTTGATCAAGCAGGGACTCCGCTGGGAGCGGGAACGTCTCCAGATGGAGGAGTTTAACCGTCAGCAGGAGATTGAGCGTCGTTCGCGTCGCGAATCACTGCTGGAGAAGGAGAAGCTGTACATGATCGAGGACAACGAGCGTGCGCTGAACCTGCTCCGGATGAAGACCAAGAAGGGACCGTGCCGGGACATGGACCTGCGCTCGCTGCTGATGCAACAACGCGTCGAGCTCGGTGAGAAGATTCAGCAGCGTGACTTTGAGCTCAACAACTCCGACAAGCGCATGGACTCGGATCGTAGCAAGGAGAAGAAGAAGCGCCACCACAAGAAACATGCCCCGAAGAAGGACGTGGACATTGATGTGCAGGTGTCCTCCCCGGAGGAGGGTTACATCTCGATGAACCAACCGGACGATTCGCCCAGTGAGCTGGAGTCTTCGGTTATGATCCGCATAGACAAGGACGGCAAGGGAGAATCCGGGGACGATTCGGACCAGCTGGATGAGCCGAGTACGGCGGACGCTAGCGAAGCCGCTGGAGGGTCGGAAAACGACGACGGGGATGCGTCGGAAGCGGCAGAATCGGAAGCGTTGAAGGAGGAGATGAACAAGGCGCTGGAGAAGAAGAAGGTCAAGGCTCGCAATGAGGACCCGAAGATTACGCGGTTGAAGGAGGCGGAT actGTCAACGAAATTTACAACATTGCGGACGAGATCATTGTATtggagaagaagaagaccaagaAAGGTTTTGGAAAGTAG
- the LOC120419669 gene encoding uncharacterized protein LOC120419669 isoform X3, protein MNASSFWGTFDLLLGREAQKHGGQDALKVGTWMSAYAGVRKLGPGNGDDGGGGGIGTGFGATGAAGSDGFPSSAGGGGALNFPSIFQPNQLIGADQNNDPGGATGGGDGKGRGRKKLRLLKPKLKQLYDVEVLPVEYLGPNIEYTVNLPRVTAQLEKLMGTNVVRLTDRKYMQELQRRIQQDYNVTLEKRISEREAKEIERERNLILSGAGDSVPDELSSSVFSVNKKTNQHICNKREKLKTIREKNAERLIKQGLRWERERLQMEEFNRQQEIERRSRRESLLEKEKLYMIEDNERALNLLRMKTKKGPCRDMDLRSLLMQQRVELGEKIQQRDFELNNSDKRMDSDRSKEKKKRHHKKHAPKKDVDIDVQVSSPEEGYISMNQPDDSPSELESSVMIRIDKDGKGESGDDSDQLDEPSTADASEAAGGSENDDGDASEAAESEALKEEMNKALEKKKVKARNEDPKITRLKEADTVNEIYNIADEIIVLEKKKTKKGFGK, encoded by the exons TGACGACGGTGGCGGTGGAGGCATCGGCACCGGTTTTGGCGCAACAGGCGCCGCCGGCAGCGATGGTTTCCCCAGCAGTGCTGGCGGAGGTGGTGCGCTGAATTTCCCATCGATTTTCCAGCCGAATCAGCTGATCGGAGCAGACCAAAACAACGACCCGGGTGGGGCAACCGGTGGCGGCGATGGCAAAGGAAGGGGGCGCAAAAAGCTTCGACTGCTCAAACCGAAGCTGAAGCAATTGTACGACGTGGAAGTGCTGCCAGTCGAGTACCTCGGGCCAAACATTGAGTATAC TGTGAACCTCCCACGTGTCACCGCCCAGTTGGAGAAGCTGATGGGGACCAACGTGGTCCGGCTGACGGACCGGAAGTACATGCAGGAGCTGCAGCGCCGCATCCAGCAGGATTACAATGTCACCCTGGAGAAGCGAATCAGCGAACGTGAG GCGAAGGAGATTGAACGCGAGCGTAACCTCATCCTGTCCGGTGCCGGCGATTCCGTCCCCGACGAGCTGAGCAGTTCGGTTTTCAGCGTGAACAAGAAAACCAACCAGCACATCTGCAACAAGCGAGAGAAG CTTAAAACCATCCGCGAGAAGAATGCCGAACGGTTGATCAAGCAGGGACTCCGCTGGGAGCGGGAACGTCTCCAGATGGAGGAGTTTAACCGTCAGCAGGAGATTGAGCGTCGTTCGCGTCGCGAATCACTGCTGGAGAAGGAGAAGCTGTACATGATCGAGGACAACGAGCGTGCGCTGAACCTGCTCCGGATGAAGACCAAGAAGGGACCGTGCCGGGACATGGACCTGCGCTCGCTGCTGATGCAACAACGCGTCGAGCTCGGTGAGAAGATTCAGCAGCGTGACTTTGAGCTCAACAACTCCGACAAGCGCATGGACTCGGATCGTAGCAAGGAGAAGAAGAAGCGCCACCACAAGAAACATGCCCCGAAGAAGGACGTGGACATTGATGTGCAGGTGTCCTCCCCGGAGGAGGGTTACATCTCGATGAACCAACCGGACGATTCGCCCAGTGAGCTGGAGTCTTCGGTTATGATCCGCATAGACAAGGACGGCAAGGGAGAATCCGGGGACGATTCGGACCAGCTGGATGAGCCGAGTACGGCGGACGCTAGCGAAGCCGCTGGAGGGTCGGAAAACGACGACGGGGATGCGTCGGAAGCGGCAGAATCGGAAGCGTTGAAGGAGGAGATGAACAAGGCGCTGGAGAAGAAGAAGGTCAAGGCTCGCAATGAGGACCCGAAGATTACGCGGTTGAAGGAGGCGGAT actGTCAACGAAATTTACAACATTGCGGACGAGATCATTGTATtggagaagaagaagaccaagaAAGGTTTTGGAAAGTAG
- the LOC128092936 gene encoding procathepsin L-like gives MAYKVIAVFGVALIGSWMTLAQDRELEEAPLEVSTEKSNNITSFESYLDAFNKKYFAKYRMERRRTAFEKNLEEINSHNREFEEGKSQFRMGLNKFADLDNELYKKQMVRMRDTNHRKMDVEINDEIVGAAAKDVPDSLDWRTKGFVTSPVNQKTCGSCYAFSISYAITGQIMQRIGRLEYVSQQQLVDCSVETGNQGCAGGSLRYTLKYLEKCGGIMRQVDYPYTSSVSTTKNPS, from the exons ATGGCCTATAAAGTGATAGCAGTTTTTGGCGTGGCTTTGATTGGCAGCTGGATGACTTTAGCACAGGACAGGGAGTTGGAAGAAGCCCCTCTAGAAGTATCGACGGAAAAGTCCAACAACATTACCTCGTTCGAGTCATACTTG GATgcgttcaacaaaaaatactttgcaaAATATCGCATGGAACGGCGGCGGACGGCGTTCGAGAAGAACCTCGAAGAAATCAACAGCCACAACAGAGAGTTCGAGGAGGGGAAAAGTCAGTTCAGAATGGGGCTGAACAAATTTGCTGATTTG GACAACGAACTGTACAAGAAGCAGATGGTCCGCATGCGGGACACCAACCACCGCAAGATGGACGTGGAAATCAACGACGAAATTGTGGGTGCCGCTGCGAAGGACGTCCCGGACAGCCTGGACTGGCGAACGAAGGGCTTCGTGACGAGTCCGGTGAACCAGAAGACGTGCGGTTCCTGTTACGCGTTCAGCATTTCGTACGCCATCACGGGTCAAATCATGCAGCGCATCGGGCGGCTCGAGTATGTGAGTCAACAGCAGCTGGTGGACTGCTCGGTCGAGACGGGGAATCAG GGTTGTGCCGGTGGTTCGTTACGGTACACCCTCAAGTATCTTGAGAAATGTGGTGGAATCATGCGACAGGTCGACTACCCGTACACTTCTTCGGTGAGTACAACCAAAAACCCTTCTTAA